The proteins below come from a single Mus musculus strain C57BL/6J chromosome 5, GRCm38.p6 C57BL/6J genomic window:
- the Prol1 gene encoding mucin-7 precursor translates to MKNEMFILGLLALTSYFMPGESHHKSRSSQFPVRKYLEDPRYPRYPRPHYSYGFIPSSPKFPKDNQWYKMCPPGTTLMLISRRSPKFLCIPKRQIISDKTKPNATTPAPTTKPTTNATTPAPTNRTTTNAITPAPTPKPTTNATTPAPTNRTTTNATTPAPTLKPTTNATIPAPNNRTTTNATTPAPTTKPTTNTTTPAPTTKSTTNVTTPATTTNVTTPATTTNATTPATTTNATTPATTTNATTPATTTKSTTKEPTTSPKPSTSTAIPTTTKSANSTSSTTTSTTIQTTAPTFAEVFWKFFQQIFRLKK, encoded by the exons atgaaaaatgaaatgttcaTCTTGGGCCTGTTGGCTCTTACTTCATATTTCATG CCTGGTGAAAGTCATCACAAGTCAAGAAGTTCACAATTCCCTGTCAGAAAATATCTAGAAGACCCAAGATATCCAAGATATCCAAGACCACATTATTCCTATGGTTTCATTCCAAGCTCTCCAAAGTTTCCAAAAGACAATCAATGGTATAAGATGTGCCCTCCAGGAACTACCTTAATGCTGATCAGTCGCCGTTCTCCTAAATTTCTATGCATTCCTAAAAGACAGATTATCTCTGATAAAACGAAACCAAATGCAACCACACCAGCACCTACCACCAAACCTACCACAAATGCAACTACACCAGCACCAACCAACAGAACTACCACAAATGCAATCACACCAGCACCGACCCCCAAACCTACCACAAATGCAACCACACCAGCACCAACCAACAGAACTACCACAAATGCAACCACACCAGCACCGACCCTCAAACCTACCACAAATGCAACCATACCAGCACCAAACAACAGAACTACCACAAATGCAACCACACCAGCACCGACCACAAAACCTACCACAAATACAACCACACCAGCACCGACCACCAAATCTACCACAAATGTAACCACACCAGCAACAACCACAAATGTAACCACACCAGCAACAACCACAAATGCAACCACACCAGCAACAACCACAAATGCAACCACACCAGCAACAACCACAAATGCAACCACACCAgcaacaaccaccaaatctacaACAAAAGAACCTACTACTTCACCTAAGCCTAGCACCTCTACAGCCATACCTACAACAACTAAGTCTGCAAATAGTACTTCCTCTACTACAACTAGTACTACCATCCAAACTACAGCTCCAACATTTGCGGAAGTGTTTTGGAAGTTCTTTCAGCAGATCTTTAGGTTAAAGAAATGA